One window of Camelina sativa cultivar DH55 chromosome 4, Cs, whole genome shotgun sequence genomic DNA carries:
- the LOC104781425 gene encoding glucan endo-1,3-beta-glucosidase-like, giving the protein MAKEPPSISLTLLLLLLSATVFLSLPAVISAIGVNYGTLGNLPPPTQVANFIKTQTSIDSVKIFDVNPDILRAFAGTGISVVVTVPNGDIPALANGLQARRWVSANILPFHPQTMIKYISVGNEILLSGDNNMINNLLPAMRNLNNALVRAGVRDVKVTTAHSLNIIAYDLTGAPSTGRFRPGWDKGILAPILAYHRRTKSPFMVNPYPFFGFDPKNVNFAIFRTPYKAVRDPFTRKVYTNMFDALMDSTYSAMKALGYGDVNIVVGETGWPSACDAPWCSPANAAWFNLNIIKRAQGQGTPLMPKRRFETYIFGLFNEEGKPGPTAERNWGLFRADFSPVYDVGLLLKKQGGGGRPALPAPSTAGGKWCVARSGATDKQLQDNINWVCGQGGVDCKPIQAGGSCFNPSSVRTHASFVMNAYFQSHGRTDGTCNFSGTGMVVGNNPSNGACKF; this is encoded by the exons atggCCAAAGAGCCACCGTCAATATCTCtcactctcctcctcctcctcctctccgcCACCGTGTTCCTATCTCTCCCCGCGGTAATCTCCGCCATAGGTGTCAACTACGGAACTCTCGGGAACCTCCCACCACCGACTCAGGTGGCAAATTTCATCAAAACGCAAACCTCGATCGATAGCGTCAAGATCTTCGATGTGAACCCTGACATCCTCCGTGCCTTCGCCGGGACAGGTATCTCCGTCGTCGTTACCGTTCCTAACGGAGATATCCCGGCGTTGGCTAACGGGTTACAAGCTCGTCGGTGGGTTTCGGCTAACATTTTGCCGTTTCATCCTCAGACGATGATCAAGTATATCTCCGTCGGGAATGAGATTTTGCTCTCCGGAGATAATAACATGATTAACAATCTTTTGCCGGCGATGAGGAATCTTAACAATGCTTTGGTTCGTGCTGGTGTCAGAGATGTTAAG GTCACAACCGCACACTCACTTAACATCATAGCCTATGACCTGACCGGTGCACCAAGCACTGGTAGATTCAGGCCTGGTTGGGACAAAGGTATATTGGCTCCAATCCTAGCTTACCATCGCCGCACCAAGTCTCCTTTCATGGTCAACCCTTACCCTTTCTTTGGCTTTGACCCCAAGAACGTCAACTTCGCTATTTTCCGTACACCGTACAAGGCTGTCCGTGACCCGTTCACCCGCAAAGTCTACACCAACATGTTCGATGCTCTCATGGACTCGACTTATTCCGCCATGAAAGCTCTAGGATACGGCGATGTTAACATCGTTGTTGGCGAGACTGGCTGGCCGTCTGCTTGTGACGCACCTTGGTGCTCGCCCGCTAACGCAGCTTGGTTCAACCTCAACATTATTAAACGTGCACAAGGCCAAGGGACACCTCTCATGCCTAAGAGACGTTTCGAGACTTACATTTTCGGTCTCTTTAACGAAGAAGGCAAACCCGGTCCAACCGCAGAACGAAACTGGGGGCTTTTCCGAGCTGATTTCTCCCCGGTTTACGATGTTGGTCTTCTCCTAAAGAAACAAGGAGGTGGCGGCCGTCCAGCATTGCCTGCGCCTAGTACTGCCGGTGGTAAATGGTGTGTGGCGAGGTCGGGAGCTACGGATAAGCAGCTTCAAGACAACATTAATTGGGTGTGTGGTCAGGGAGGCGTTGATTGTAAACCAATCCAAGCTGGTGGTTCGTGCTTTAACCCGAGCAGTGTTAGGACGCACGCGTCATTTGTGATGAACGCTTACTTCCAGAGCCACGGTCGCACCGATGGTACTTGTAATTTCAGCGGAACTGGTATGGTAGTAGGGAACAACCCAAGCAATGGTGCGTGTAAGTTTTAA
- the LOC104781426 gene encoding triosephosphate isomerase, cytosolic-like, with the protein MARKFFVGGNWKCNGTAEEVKKIVNTLNEAQVPSQDVVEVVVSPPYVFLPLVKSTLRSDFFVAAQNCWVKKGGAYTGEVSAEMLVNLDIPWVILGHSERRAILNESNEFVGDKVAYALAQGLKVIACVGETLEEREAGSTMDVVAAQTKAIAERVSNWSNVVIAYEPVWAIGTGKVASPAQAQEVHDELRKWLAKNVSADVAATTRIIYGGSVNGGNCKELGGQADVDGFLVGGASLKPEFIDIIKAAEVKKSA; encoded by the exons ATGGCCAGAAAGTTCTTCGTCGGAGGAAACTGGAAATGC AACGGAACTGCTGAGGAGGTGAAGAAGATTGTGAACACTCTTAATGAAGCTCAAGTACCTTCACAAGATGTTGTAG AGGTTGTGGTTAGCCCTCCATATGTTTTTCTTCCCCTGGTTAAGAGCACATTGAGGTCTGACTTTTTCGTTGCTGCACAAAACTGTTGGGTTAAGAAAGGAGGTGCTTACACTGGTGAAGTGAG TGCTGAGATGCTTGTGAACTTGGATATCCCATGGGTTATCCTTGGTCACTCTGAAAGGAGGGCAATCCTTAATGAATCAAACGAG TTCGTTGGAGACAAGGTTGCCTATGCACTTGCTCAAGGTTTGAAAGTGATTGCTTGCGTTGGTGAGACTCTTGAGGAGCGGGAGGCTGGGTCAACCATGGATGTGGTCGCTGCCCAGACCAAGGCTATCGCTG AACGAGTGTCAAACTGGTCAAATGTTGTCATAGCCTATGAACCAGTGTGGGCCATTGGAACCGGAAAGGTCGCTAGCCCAGCCCAAGCTCAAGAA GTACACGATGAACTCAGGAAATGGCTTGCCAAGAACGTGAGTGCTGATGTCGCTGCTACAACCCGCATCATCTATGGAG GATCCGTCAATGGTGGTAACTGCAAGGAGCTAGGTGGTCAGGCTGATGTTGATGGTTTCTTGGTCGGTGGTGCTTCTCTAAAG CCTGAGTTTATCGACATCATTAAGGCTGCAGAGGTGAAGAAAAGCGCCTAA